The following DNA comes from Salvia splendens isolate huo1 chromosome 17, SspV2, whole genome shotgun sequence.
TGCCATGCGCGTAACTTGACTCGTGCTCTTCAGGGTGAATACTAGCCGCGGATCTAGCAGTTTCTCTACACCTCCTTGCTGCAATAGGGGCTTTGCCTGCCATGAACAGATGGGAACAAATACATCATTTTCATGTGGTAAACATCATCAACACCACTCATTAAAAACTCGAGATATTCAAGATTCGAAAATGCTAAAAACGCAGCTCAAAGACATAGCTAAAGTCGAGACCCACCCACTGAACCAAATTCTCTTCTCCCGGCCCTCTGCTGGACTCAATCGGCTTCCTACCAGTAATGAGTTCCAACAGCACGACGCCAAAGGCATATACGTCAGTTTTATCCGACACTTTCCCGTGCTGGAAGTATTCAGGAGCCAAGTACCTGAACAACGAAACAAACTTCCACTAtgaaaatcaagaaacatgaCAATAGTACGCATTTCTTTCACATAAACTACGAAGATTCATACCCAAATGTTCCTTTAACGGTTTTGCAAAGGAATGGCACCGAAGGCGCAGGAGTCCATGTTGCCAAGCCAAAGTCACACAACTGACAAAATAATTTCGAAGAACGTTTAGTTAGCACTAAAAAAAACAAGTTAAGCAAGATTCACAAACGAGGTTTTTCCCCTTACTTTGGGCGTCTTCTTGGAGGAAACGAGGATGTTTGAGGGCTTTATGTCCCTGTGAACAACACATCTTTCAGTTCCATTGTGCAAGTAGTCTATTGCCTCAGCAATCCCCACTGCGACCTTGTACCTAACCGGCCATGGCAGAGCCGGACAACCCCTCTTCTTCCCTGCAATTCGTAAACAACACATTTCAAATCACTAAAGCAGATTGGAAGCAAGACCAACGCTACGAATAAACACTGAATAATTGTACCGTGCAAGGATCGTTCCAAGCTTCCACCGGAGACGTACTTGTACACCAAAAACAAGCCCATCTCAGCATCTAAACAGAACCCTACCAGTGGAACAATGTGAGGGTTATGCAAAGAGCTAGCAATCATCAATTCCCTGCAAAACGCCTTGGAAGACTCCTTATCGTCCCTCTCCAACCTCTTGATTGCCACAGCACGCCTCATGAATCCCACTCTCCCTCTAAACACACAGCTCAATGCCCCTCTCCCCAACACCCTACCTACTCAACACAAACAATTTCTGATGCAATCATCAAATTCCATTCATATCAACATTAAATTTCAGAAACATTGAAAATGAAGCATCTAATTACCTTTGGAGAAATTTCTGGTGGCAGAGAGGATATCAGAGTAGCTGAACCTAATCAGAGAATGAGCCAAGGGGGAAATTCTCCTCTCCAAAGACTCAATTCTTCTCCATTTCAAATCTTCTGATTTAGAATCAGTCAACAAACCATTATTCAAATTCACCATCAAAACTGTGGCAGAGTTGCTTCGATTCACAGCCATGGACTCCAGCTCAACCTGAGAGCACAAGCTGAACCTGAAAGAGGAGTGAACCGAGTGCGGCTCCTCCGCCGCGCAGCCGCCGGACTCCGCCAGCAGCCAGGCCTTGTTGTGGTCCAAACCCCGCCCACCCTTCTCCTCATTCTTGCCGGAGCTCCGCCGCTGGCGGCGGGGGATCACACAGCCCAGACCGAAATCCCAGAACATCTTGTGCAGCAAAGACTTGAACTTTACCTCGCAATCGTCCAATTCATAGCTCTCACAGTCATACAACAGCTGATCACCACATAAAGCTTCAGTCTTTACATGAAATTGCGGAGGCTCCGTGGCGTCGATGCAACTATTTCTTGAAAACCCCATTTTTATCCAGAAGGGATCTCTCAACACGAAAAGAAAAGAGCACAGAAACCCAGAAACGGGAAAGCAAGATAAAGGATGAAAAGATGGGAATCGAGTTTGCTTTAAAGGAGAGGAAATAAGTCAAGAGTGAAAAGGAAGATAGAATTGGGGAAATTGATGCAAATGTGCTTAAACAACCTACTAAAAAAAAGGGAGTCTGGTGAATCTCTATACAGAATAATGGGAGAAGGTGAGAGATGGTCCCAATTTCAAAACCCAAAACGAAGAATAAATTGCACTAGGCAAACCCTTTTTCAGTCAAGAGATTAGATTCTGCAACTACCAAAAATTAGTAGAACACAATGTCTGGAGTTGGGATTTGGAAGAGACAATCAGAATCCATTAAtgtaagaaaaagaaatgaatactgaaaaatgaagagaataaaataagcaggGAGAGTAGGAGGGGAAGCTTTTGGTTAAGTGATTGTTTGATAGAATTATTAACTTCACATTATTTGCGAAGAGGCAATTAATACTATTtggtataaaaataataatttttggaGGTGCAATTTGAGTTTGGTGACCACCCAATTAATTTATTGGAATTATTTCGTGATCGGATCGAAATACTCTCAACAACCGTTCTTGACAGAGGAGATCTGTTCTTCTGCGCCTTCGAATTCATTAATGTTTTGCCCCTAATTATGTGTTTGATACTAATATGATTCTCAAAAGGAAATTAATTTCGCCTAAATTAGtagatttttaaattataattaattggaTGCTTTTTAAAGTGAGAGAATGAGAATGACaaagagaaataaattattCCTAACCTTTAACATATGATATAGTACTCCTGCCGTCCCAGTCCCTCAGTAAAAGTTACtacatccgtccctgaaaatttatctcattttacttttaccatttttagtagtggacctcatattctactaacgcattcctattcacattttattataaaactaatatataaaaataggacccacaatctactaactttttcaactcagtttccattacatttcttaaaactcatgccgagtcaaagtgggacaaatttttagggacggaggtagtatattttatcattttagtccgtcAAATTCTCCAATATACcttacttacattttattataaaattaatataaaataatgaattttatATTTCCCTAACTTTTAAAACTACTGATATTTACATATATAAGACGTAAAATTCAATTAGGATATGAAATTGATATAACACTGTTAAAATTATCATATcaaattatttgaataaaatgCCATAATGATTGCCAAGTGTACATATGATTTTATTAGGT
Coding sequences within:
- the LOC121773415 gene encoding probable serine/threonine-protein kinase PBL7 — encoded protein: MGFSRNSCIDATEPPQFHVKTEALCGDQLLYDCESYELDDCEVKFKSLLHKMFWDFGLGCVIPRRQRRSSGKNEEKGGRGLDHNKAWLLAESGGCAAEEPHSVHSSFRFSLCSQVELESMAVNRSNSATVLMVNLNNGLLTDSKSEDLKWRRIESLERRISPLAHSLIRFSYSDILSATRNFSKGRVLGRGALSCVFRGRVGFMRRAVAIKRLERDDKESSKAFCRELMIASSLHNPHIVPLVGFCLDAEMGLFLVYKYVSGGSLERSLHGKKRGCPALPWPVRYKVAVGIAEAIDYLHNGTERCVVHRDIKPSNILVSSKKTPKLCDFGLATWTPAPSVPFLCKTVKGTFGYLAPEYFQHGKVSDKTDVYAFGVVLLELITGRKPIESSRGPGEENLVQWAKPLLQQGGVEKLLDPRLVFTLKSTSQVTRMARAAAACINIESRRPEMGEIVTILKGDESGALTRSKTLKNSMNDSHFELLRTKSEMKNHFALAMLGVDLDDEDSLDRR